In the genome of Calditrichota bacterium, the window ATGTACAACGTCATGAAAGACCTGCTGGACATCAGGGACAGGGTGAGGAAAGAGAGAGGATGCTCGAAGAGCTAAAGCTCGAGGTCCTCCAAGCCAACCTCGCTCTGCGCGAACATGGGCTGGTGACCCTGACCTGGGGCAATGTCAGCGGCCGCGACCGCGAAGAGAATCTGGTGGTCATCAAACCCAGCGGCATTGATTACAGCCGGTTGTCGCCAGAGGACATGGTGGTCGTCGACCTGGAGGGCAAAGTAGTTGAGGGCAAGTGGCAGCCCTCGTCCGACACGCCGACGCACGTGGCGTTGTATCAGGCCTTCCGCAGAATCGGGGGCATCGCCCACACGCACAGCGACTATGCCACCTCTTTTGCGCAGGCCTGCCGACCCATACCATGCTTAGGAACCACGCACGCAGACCATTTCCACGGGCCAATCCCGGTGACCCGCTTTCTGACTGCGGATGAGGTCGAAGGAGAATACGAACGCGCCACCGGCCTGGCGATTGTCGAGGCCTTTGCCCAACTCGACCCTCTGGAAATGCCTGCCGTGCTTGTGGCGGGCCACGGACCCTTTACCTGGGGAGAGAACCCGATGGAGGCAGTCAACAACAGCCTCGCCTTGGAAAAGGTTGCCCAGATGGCCTTCCACACCCTCTTGCTGAATGCGAAGGTGCAAAACCTACCCAACCACATCTTGAAGAAGCACTTCCAACGCAAACACGGGCCCGAAGCCTACTATGGACAGAGAAAAGTTCATGAGGGGTAAACAGTGAAGGCGTACGACGACTTTGAAGTCTGGTTTGTCACCGGCAGCCAGCACCTCTATGGGGATGAAGTCCTGGAGAAGGTGGCCGAGCACTCCAGAGAGATTGCTGAGTTTCTGGACGCCGTGCCGGCCATCCCCGCCCGCATTGTCTTCAAACCCGTGCTTACGGATCCGGGAAATATCCACGACCTGGCGTTGGCGGCCAACAGCG includes:
- a CDS encoding L-ribulose-5-phosphate 4-epimerase produces the protein MLEELKLEVLQANLALREHGLVTLTWGNVSGRDREENLVVIKPSGIDYSRLSPEDMVVVDLEGKVVEGKWQPSSDTPTHVALYQAFRRIGGIAHTHSDYATSFAQACRPIPCLGTTHADHFHGPIPVTRFLTADEVEGEYERATGLAIVEAFAQLDPLEMPAVLVAGHGPFTWGENPMEAVNNSLALEKVAQMAFHTLLLNAKVQNLPNHILKKHFQRKHGPEAYYGQRKVHEG